The window atttaggaaaataatttacatacaTCACTAGAACGCGGTAACTGATAGTGTATTACATGTTCAACCAACGGAATATCTAATCCACGAGCTGCGACATCACTAGCAATCATAACGGCTTTAGGGTTCTGCTTAAATCTGTAAATATAAACGCGTTAGTTAGccgtataaaaataataaatggttCTTACAGTCCTTCACGTTTACCTATCTAAATTCTTTAAACGCTGCCTTTGTTGCATTTGTGCGTGAAGTCCAAAAACGTCGatatttaataacttaattACTGGTATAAGACGTCGAATGCAATCAATACTGTTAACAAAAATAAGGGTCCGACCAGGATATCgcgtaataaaataatacgtaTATATATCCTAAgaagtataaatattaataattgaatattaacaAACAATTTAGTAGAATCAATAATACACCTTCTCTTTGGTCAGACAATCAATTTTGGATTCTTGTAATGTTTCAGCAACCGCATCTTCAGGAGTAATATCCAGAAATATTGGATTTGAATCATTAAATTCAAGCCGATGCATTAATTCagcttaattaaattaaattatattattagatttttatatttttgtaattgatttattaatggttataaataaaagaaaaaaaaaaccatttacTCATTGTTCCTGTGGattctttatttatctttttcgATTTGTATTTCTTTCTCTTCAAATCTTCTTTCAATTTGTTATTGAGCGTAGCAGAATACACAAAAGTCTGCCGAGGAGTAAGttctaatattgataattaagtatcaataaaagaaaaaaggatcttaataataaaaaattattaccataagtgcattccttttctttaatatcattttcagCCCATTCATTAGTGTTACTGTCaaatagtttatattaatattatgtaatttaataaaaatctgcaatataactaaaaataattagctTTTTACTTTCTAGTCCTCGATAAAACAGTTAGAATATGGTTTAACTCTTCAAAATGGCCAATTTCGAGCATTCTATCTGCTTCGtctaatactaaaaattttatgcgTCGCAAATTACTAAGGTACGCATCATTCTGTAGCATAAACCAGAATTTGATAGGATCTTAAGTATGAAAGAATTATACgcttaaataaattttaaaatattaattaaataaacctcAGAGAATAATTCCCATAAACGACCAGGTGTAGCGACAATAATATTTGGATGTTTTGATAATAATCGCTGTTGTTTCTGTGTAGACATTCCTCCCACAATTGTTATAATCTTTCGATAGTAATTTAAcgttaatgttttttttttgaaaaaaaggtaTAGCAATAACTAATTCTTacttttattagagaatttttactaatatgtTGAAGATGGTCTCTAATTTGCATAGCTAATTCTCTTGTAGGCGTCAAAATAAGCCCTACAAGCTGATTCGAGTCCTTTACTTTCTTAAATATGTACTCTAATATAGGTATTCCAAAAGCAAGTGTTTTTCCAGAACCAGTTTCAGCAGCACCTATGACATCACGGCCGGATAAACTAAAATGAAGTGTTTTTGCTTGAATTGGCGTAGGTTTATTAAATCCGAGTGATTTTAACTCATTCATAATGATAGGAGAGAGATTGAACTGATTCCATGCGGAAAGATCGATTCCTTTTAATGAATGTTATTAGCTAATAAGCCtattaataattcagaaatatgaattttcaatattataccTTCCATAGCATTCTGATCCGTTCCTTTTTCGTCCTgaatactattaatatttgtgCTGACACTTTCTTCCATTTTTGAATCATTATCAATTTCGTCCTCATCATTCTCATCATCGTCCTTATACTGgtctatattattatcaaaattatcatcTTGTGATCCTACATTTTCTTCGGATTGCTTGTATtctcttatatttttattccttATTAAAATACTCTCATCAAATGTATCCAAGTCATAATACTTAGATGACTCCTCTTCTGGTAATGGTTCCTCAGGTTTAGCGCATGGGCTGTCACTTTTTGCATTTGATAATCTATTACTACTTTTTACTTtctgttaataaattatgttattcaagaatttaatcataaacgataaacaataattttgtttCGCTATAGTACTGACCTTAAATTTAATCGTTTTTCCTTGTGtatctttattatcatcatactcaacatcaatatcatcaatttCCTCTAGGCATAAAAATCCTCCTAAATCGTCTCCCATAAAAATTGAATCGGGATAATTCACTTCGGACCATTCAAGAGAATTAAGTTCAACATAACCatcgtttttaataaaattatcttcttgGACTGCATTTTTTCGTTTACGTTTTTTACTGATCGATGGTACTACTACTGAGAAGTCTCCTTTTTCTTGAGCAGGTACTGGAGGAGGATTTGATAATGATATCTCACGCCATTCCTGTTCTGGTAGGTTATTCAATCTATCATCCTGCTTTTTTTTCTGTCTACGAGCACGTTTTGCGGCttttttgcttaatttttcTGCAATTATTGCTTCAGTATCTTCAGCTGGAATAAATTGGCCTGAAAAATTAGCCTTAGGTCGTATACTTTTTTCACGTTTCATggacaacaaaaaaaatttaaaattcactaaatttttttgattatcaaattttcagtttttattttttcttactgATTGTTACACCAACAAACTCACCAattttcacgtgattttgtACATTAAATGAAGTTTCCCAATGCTAAACGgactaaaaattaaaaatgtcaacAACACAAACTTCCGCATCTTCTAACAAggtaaaatttgtatttatttactaaaagtTTTGTGATCtgctaaaattttaaattattcaatttagtTGGACGACAAACGTTTATATATTGGAAATTTAGATTCTTCAATAAATGAGCAAGTGTTACTTTTAAGTATATTAGGattcaattaattatcaatatctAATTGTCTTCTTTATTTCACAGATATACTGTTGTAAAGTTATTTGAACCTTTTGGAAAAATAACCCATCTTGATTATCTCTTTCATAAGAGTGGACCAAAACGCGGTCAACCAAGGGGTTATTGTTTCTTGGAATATAGCAAAAAAGAGGTACGTTATTTTGTTTACATTGTTCCAACTtcaacataataaaataaatattaattgcttttttaaaaaaattacaaattatgtGTTCTGTATACCGAATTGCACCTAGGAAGCCTTGAGAGCGATGACAGCTATGCATTCAAAATTGATTAAGAACCGATCCATGATAGTGACCTTTGCATATGCAGTAATTATATCAGTTTTTAACctcatttttcttttcttatagttaataaaaatgattatttatatactaatattaGGCACCTGAAAATTATGATGGTAAACAATTGGGTGGTCTCAAGAAACGACCTTCATCATCGGTTAATAGGCCAACGACAATTTCTTTGTTAAAAGCACATAAGATGATCAATGCTAGGTTAGTTTGTAAATTGATACATCtaaatatctaataatttaatgacacatatttatatttaactaatGCCGTTTTTAGTACTGATTCAAAGATACAAGCTTTAGAGAGAAAATTAGCGCAAATGAAACAAGAAGATGtatcatcaaatatttctaCAACAAAATCGTATTCACAACCTTCATCTCCACAACCATCTACTTCATTTTCAACAGAGAACATAAAGGTAGAAAGGAACTTATCAGCACCAACTTCACCATCAAGAACCACAACTAAGGGTAGAGGGAAGAGATTCAACCCTTATGTTATTCctaaaagtgaaaaataattcctgtgttatattattattaagttattctctttttaaataatatatagaacaaaaatatttcaatttatttttctgtGATCATTCCCTTTCAAAGAATTCACTGcattttaatagatttaattatttcctCTTTGGTAATATTTCCAAGTTCTTAGATATATTGTACTTAGTAATTTATCTTACGCATCAAGAGTTTTTTAATGGctattacaataaaatgaCAATTTTAATCAATGTTTAAACTGGAATTAAAGCAGTGTCTTTTAAAAGCTACTTTAAACATCATTTTTTAAGAATGTAAATGTAATATATtcgaattttaataaaaataaataaataaataaataacgatATTATAATCTCCATTTTGATCGTAATCTTTCGATCACTTATGTACATGATCTTTTTTGATCATCatagaaaaattcaaaatgattcaattatacaaaaattaatacatctcgctattcatataaaaaaaatttataaaatgttttaacACACATATATTTGATAGAGATTTTATGGTTTTTACAATTGAAAAGTGATAACTATGCTACTTAACGTCTAGTTTTTCAACAAAGCCAaaaaacttgtaaaaaaaaataattattattttttgatgtaGTACTGCATAAGAAAAACAAGttgattatcataatataCGCGTCAATTCGTCGAATCGGGATTACATAATAGGGTGctctataatatatacatatatagtTTCCATAACTTTTATTTTGCTTTCGCTGTTtgcatttaataatcaaaagcgaaaaaaaaatattactatagtaaaatgtcagaaatttttaattgttcgCTTGACTATTATATTACTGAAGAAGGTGCAGTGCCTTTGCTTCCTTTCGCTACACACGTGTCACTACAAATTATTGATACTTTACCATGGAATACCATAATTTTACAACCAGAATCTAATTCACAAGAAGATACTTTTCAACTAATACAACCAATATTCTTTCAATCACACATACAAGAAACCTCGTGTCCTGAACAACAACAAATACAAATGAGTGAGCCCACAGAATGTGATAATAAAGAGAATGTCACAGAGCAAGAAAAGAAGATTAGGATATTAGAGTTTACTTGTACATATTGCAATAAACTATATCGAGGAAAGAATGCGAGGTCTATATTACGGCGGCATCTCAAAACCAAACATAATATTAATCCACCTCGAGGTACAAGATGGGATAATGATCCTAATAGGCCGAAAACTGACGAAGAAAGGCGTTTGAGAGTGTTAGAATCAAAGAAAAGGTAAGAAGattaactcaaaaaaaaaaaaatatattactaactCGCGCGTATCTCGGAAAATTTTGCGCGTCTTTTAGTATAATCAATTATTAGAGATCATCAATTCCCAATTTATGCGAGATCATATtgattattcatttatatatatatatatatgaatcgtgattgtaaaaaatagGTGGGCTCAAAAATCACGAACAAAGAAAAACCTTGAGAAAGCATCATCACCCTATATAAAACAAGAAAGTATTGATGAGATTCCCAATAATGACAATTCAGATTCAGATTTGGGTAATCATGTCGATACAAATTTGCTTTTTCCTGGTTTTGTAAAACAAGAAAGTATTAACGTGATGCCGTATCAAGTAATTAATTCAGATTTAGGAAACTCGCGGCAAGTGGATAATGAACCGGATTTAATTTGTTCGGAATATATAAAGCAAGAGCGTATTGATGATTATGAGATTCCAAATCAAGTCAATATTGTTGAAGGGGTCCCAAATCAAGTCGATATAAATTCGGAGAATCAAATCGATATGAACTTACTCTATGATGCTGGTTCCATCAAATCAACTTTACTGTGGCTAGGAGTCTCTGCTGAATCGGATTCTGGTCGTATGGGTTATTCTGATGGGAGATATAATCaagaacaaaataattttttaataaaagaagaatgTGAATGAATTTGTTAGCCGTTCATATTCCAATGATATCTTTGAAATTGTGttggaatttattttgtatttgattaaataaaaaaatgtaaaagggatttgttgatttaataaaaaaaaatatattttttaattgaatataatttttggatCTTGATTAAtcagtattatatttagaacAACCCATTTTTATACATGACATACTTGTTCCAGGGGTttcaaagtttaaaatttaacttaagGTTAGCTGTTAGGACATGTATGTATGATCAGCAGGGTAACGTAAACAATTACATATTTCACATGCAATCCATCCATAATTAGAAATTCGCGGATTTATCATCTTACCCATACATGTAAACACCATCGTGACGTTACGTGATGAAAGAATGCTACAACATATATGCACAATGCAACTAAAATTGACTAAAGTGCATATTGTGTATTGTGTCAACCCATGTAACACAAATATTGTGATATATGATTATGTGAATAGTAACTTATTTCCTCAGCTTCGATTGCTTTTACATATTCAATCTTTCGCATATTCTTCATATTCAATCTTTTCGACTTATCAATATGGAGCCACCAATCGTTTATTACCCTCGTTCCGAATACATCGAAACAGTATGTTGTTTAccatatatgttttttttgtaaaaaagtattttataatttaatttaattaaatgattgatactattgcattttttttcggTAGGACACCGGTAATAAAGTAAGTCGTAAGTCTGTAATCTGTGGAAGTCAAAATATCATACTGGGTGGAAAGGTAATTCGCGAAAAATATAGTTTTGTtaatgaactaaaaaaatttttttcttttcattgttatttaaCAGTTGTCATTCTCTTGTATAGACTATTATCCAAACTGAATGCGTTATCAGAGGGGATTTGAGACGTACTGGAGGTGGTCATGCTGTAGTTGTTGCCATTGGTAGATATTGTCTTCTGGCAAGAGGAAGCATTATTCGACCCCCGTATAAAACATACAAAgggtaattaaaatttcacatttgatctaaaataaaaaaaaatgacattaATTAAccactttatttatttttggtttttttttattattaatttaatatagaaTATTCAGTTATTACCCTATGAAAATAGGAGATCATGTAACTATTGGAGAAGGAAGTATTGTTGAAGCAGCAACAATAGGTTCTTTTGTACATATTGGAAAAAACTGTGTAATTGGTAGATTTGCAATCATAAAAGATTGTTGTAGAATTGAAGATAACACAGTAATACCACCAAATACAGTTGTGCCTTCTTTCTCAATTTACGAAGGATCTCCTGGTAAGTTAAtgtatattcttttttctttttttttttggaactccgttaataatttattattgcatTAGGCGTATTTGTCGATGAATTACCAGAATGCGTACAAGATCTTTATGAATCAAAGACAAAAGATTATTATGCTAAATTTCAACCAAAAGATTGAAACGATAACCATCGCCGTCCGAATCataatagaaattattatcatcaaaatttagataattcaaatttttcaacagGACAGCCAGCGAATGACAATCCATTTTTacttaacattttattaatgtttgtCGTAATTGTACAAGCTATATTAGTTCGTAAATTATTCTTTGATACACCACAGTATGCAACAAAGGCAGCACCATCAACATCATCTACAACAGCATCATCCTCTCCTTCATCAGCATCTTCATCGGCATCTTCATCTGCTACCCCATCCACAACAATTGAAGTTGCATCATCTTCAAGGACAACAACAAagacaataaataataaagctttAATAACATTGTCGCCCATTAACctctaaattaattttactttatttcttggctgtttttttttttatttctaatattgtaaattctttttttttaatgtgcattttttttgcatttattttcattaataaagcGAAATTCTATTGAAAGTGTTGTTTTAAAAACGTGTGAAAATGGTATACAAAAGTTTCAATGGGATATACTTtgtattatcaaaaaatataacagTATAAATAACCTTTCTTCAAATTGAGTTTTGTGGAA of the Rhizophagus irregularis chromosome 3, complete sequence genome contains:
- a CDS encoding uncharacterized protein (SECRETED:cutsite_ATS-IV; SECRETED:prob_0.5465); SECRETED:SignalP(1-24); the protein is MGDNVIKALLFIVFVVVLEDDATSIVVDGVADEDADEDADEGEDDAVVDDVDGAAFVAYCGVSKNNLRTNIACTITTNINKMLSKNGLSFAGCPVEKFELSKF